From a region of the Mycobacteroides saopaulense genome:
- a CDS encoding sugar phosphate isomerase/epimerase family protein, which translates to MRPAIKVGLSTASVYPLKTEAAFEYAARLGYDGVELMVWAEAVSQDVSAVAKLSRKYDMPVLSVHAPCLLVSQRVWGANPIPKLERSVRAAEKLGAQTVVVHPPFRWQRRYAEGFAEQVASLEDSSDVHVAVENMFPLRADRLFGAGQTSVERMKRRGGRPGIGVSAFAPSFDPTDANHAHYTLDLSHTATAGTDALDMMRRMGSGLTHLHLTDGTGASVDEHLVPGKGTQPVAQVCRELATGDFTGQVVLEVHTSTARTEDQREAILRESLEFARTHLVR; encoded by the coding sequence GTGCGCCCCGCGATCAAGGTTGGTCTGTCTACGGCCTCGGTGTATCCGCTCAAAACCGAAGCGGCATTCGAGTATGCGGCCCGGCTCGGGTACGACGGTGTCGAGCTCATGGTGTGGGCCGAGGCGGTGAGTCAGGACGTCAGCGCCGTTGCCAAACTCTCCCGCAAGTACGACATGCCGGTGCTGTCCGTGCACGCCCCGTGCCTGCTTGTGTCGCAGCGCGTCTGGGGTGCGAACCCGATTCCCAAGTTGGAGCGAAGCGTTCGGGCAGCCGAGAAACTGGGCGCTCAAACTGTCGTGGTGCACCCGCCGTTTCGGTGGCAGCGCCGTTATGCCGAGGGATTCGCCGAACAGGTTGCCTCGCTAGAGGATTCGAGTGATGTTCACGTAGCGGTGGAGAACATGTTCCCGTTACGGGCCGACCGTCTCTTCGGTGCCGGGCAGACGTCGGTGGAGCGCATGAAGCGCCGCGGCGGCAGGCCGGGAATCGGAGTCTCGGCCTTTGCGCCGTCCTTCGATCCCACCGACGCCAATCACGCGCACTACACCCTCGACCTGTCGCACACCGCCACCGCCGGGACCGATGCGTTGGACATGATGCGCCGGATGGGATCGGGGCTGACGCACCTGCATCTCACCGATGGCACGGGTGCCTCGGTCGATGAACATCTGGTGCCCGGCAAGGGAACTCAGCCCGTCGCGCAGGTATGCCGGGAGCTGGCGACCGGCGATTTCACCGGGCAGGTGGTACTGGAGGTGCACACCTCGACCGCCCGCACCGAAGACCAGCGTGAGGCCATTCTGAGGGAGTCGCTGGAGTTCGCCAGAACCCATCTGGTGCGATAG
- a CDS encoding Ppx/GppA phosphatase family protein gives MRLGVLDVGSNTVHLLVVDARRGGHPTPMSSTKAALRLAEAIDESGKLTRKGSDSLVHTIQEFSKIARSSGCAEIMAFATSAVRDATNSDEVLARVKKETGVDLAVLSGVNESRLTFLAVRRWYGWSAGRIINLDIGGGSLELSCGVDEEPDIALSLPLGAGRLTREWLAEDPPGRRRVAMLRDWLESELVDAAKQVAAAGVPDLAVASSKTFRSLARLTGAAPSGAGPRVKRTLTASGLRQLIAFISRMTTADRAELEGVSVDRAPQIVAGALVAEASMRALSLEAVDICPWALREGLILRKLDSEADGTAFVD, from the coding sequence GTGCGATTAGGCGTGCTGGATGTCGGCAGCAACACGGTGCACCTGTTGGTGGTCGATGCCCGACGGGGTGGTCACCCCACACCCATGAGTTCCACCAAGGCGGCGCTGCGTCTGGCCGAGGCCATCGACGAGTCCGGCAAGCTGACGCGTAAGGGCTCCGACAGCCTGGTGCACACCATCCAGGAGTTCTCCAAGATTGCCCGCAGCTCGGGCTGCGCGGAGATCATGGCGTTCGCCACCTCGGCGGTACGCGATGCCACCAACTCCGATGAGGTGCTGGCGCGCGTTAAGAAGGAGACGGGTGTGGACCTCGCGGTCCTCTCCGGGGTCAACGAGTCGCGGCTGACCTTCCTGGCGGTGCGGCGCTGGTACGGCTGGAGCGCGGGACGCATCATCAACCTCGACATCGGTGGTGGTTCCCTGGAGCTGTCCTGCGGAGTCGACGAAGAACCCGACATCGCGTTATCCCTGCCCCTGGGCGCCGGACGACTGACTCGGGAGTGGTTGGCCGAAGATCCGCCGGGACGTCGCCGCGTCGCTATGCTGCGTGACTGGCTGGAATCGGAACTGGTCGACGCCGCCAAGCAGGTGGCGGCGGCAGGGGTGCCCGATCTGGCCGTAGCGTCCTCGAAAACGTTCCGGTCGCTCGCGCGACTCACCGGTGCTGCACCTTCCGGCGCAGGACCACGTGTTAAGAGGACACTTACAGCTAGCGGCCTGCGTCAGTTGATCGCGTTCATCTCGCGAATGACGACCGCAGACCGTGCGGAGTTGGAGGGAGTCAGTGTCGACAGGGCGCCTCAGATCGTCGCCGGAGCACTCGTGGCAGAGGCAAGCATGCGTGCTCTGTCGTTAGAGGCGGTCGACATCTGTCCATGGGCCCTGCGCGAGGGGCTAATTCTGCGCAAGCTGGATAGCGAAGCAGATGGCACGGCATTCGTTGACTAA
- the mca gene encoding mycothiol conjugate amidase Mca: MRLMAVHAHPDDESSRGAATLAKYAAEGHEVLVVTATGGERGDILNPAMKLPGVRENLSDVRREEMALAAKTLGVEHHWLGFMDSGLQLNPSLLPADGFARVPLTESVARLVELIGHFQPHVMLTYNECGGYPHPDHVRCHQMAVAAYHACSSVAKLYYFHEIVRVTPRMVRFAGRAERAVSRIPRRASGAPADPRLGDVAVPGWVRAAGLLTRRLRGRRATTEVACGDYFPVRDRALRAHASQVDPNGPFFLVPWTWRQHLWPTEKFELAHTRVDVAAPETDLFSGL, translated from the coding sequence ATGCGGTTGATGGCGGTGCACGCCCACCCGGACGACGAGTCGAGCCGCGGTGCGGCGACCCTGGCCAAGTACGCGGCCGAGGGCCATGAGGTCCTCGTTGTGACGGCCACCGGTGGAGAGCGCGGTGACATCCTCAATCCGGCGATGAAGCTGCCAGGTGTCCGGGAGAACCTGTCCGATGTGCGTCGTGAGGAAATGGCGCTCGCCGCTAAAACCCTTGGTGTCGAACATCATTGGCTGGGATTCATGGATTCCGGCCTGCAATTGAATCCCAGTTTGTTGCCGGCGGATGGCTTTGCTCGGGTGCCGCTCACCGAGTCGGTGGCGCGCCTGGTGGAGCTGATCGGGCATTTCCAGCCGCATGTGATGCTCACCTACAACGAGTGCGGCGGCTATCCGCACCCCGATCACGTCCGCTGCCACCAGATGGCTGTAGCGGCCTATCACGCCTGCAGCAGTGTGGCCAAGCTCTACTACTTTCATGAAATCGTTCGGGTCACACCGCGAATGGTGCGGTTCGCGGGTCGGGCGGAGCGGGCGGTCAGTCGCATCCCACGACGCGCATCCGGTGCGCCGGCGGATCCTCGCTTGGGCGATGTGGCGGTGCCCGGCTGGGTGCGAGCGGCGGGCCTGCTGACGCGCAGACTGCGGGGCCGCCGGGCGACAACCGAGGTCGCCTGCGGTGACTACTTCCCCGTGCGAGACAGGGCGCTGCGTGCGCACGCGTCGCAGGTCGACCCCAACGGGCCGTTCTTCCTGGTGCCGTGGACATGGCGACAACACCTGTGGCCGACGGAAAAGTTCGAACTCGCGCACACCCGGGTCGATGTGGCCGCGCCCGAGACCGACCTCTTCTCCGGGCTCTAG
- a CDS encoding SRPBCC family protein, with protein sequence MRFDAVPIATDGVEDFFATAPFVTRVRRTFNASPEEVWRVVSGDRMWSWLPSVWGCRYPLDIEPSAGTVRDFQMYIHSWMVFAQHEQIIHFDAPRVMRYTALDATLPVFGSWCEEYRVVPEPEPGKATVDWTLACAPRYLTNIPGSRFLIRPAAAVLQPVFWFGLGGLARELPVRGPRRTG encoded by the coding sequence ATGCGGTTTGACGCAGTGCCCATCGCGACAGACGGGGTCGAGGACTTCTTCGCGACGGCGCCGTTCGTGACCAGGGTGCGGCGCACCTTCAACGCATCACCGGAAGAGGTATGGCGAGTGGTGTCGGGTGACCGAATGTGGTCCTGGCTGCCCTCGGTGTGGGGCTGCCGGTACCCGCTGGACATCGAGCCGAGTGCGGGCACCGTCCGAGATTTCCAGATGTACATCCACTCGTGGATGGTGTTCGCCCAGCATGAGCAGATCATTCATTTCGATGCGCCCCGTGTCATGCGATACACGGCGTTAGATGCCACCTTGCCGGTGTTCGGGTCCTGGTGCGAGGAATACCGGGTGGTGCCGGAGCCCGAACCCGGCAAGGCAACCGTCGACTGGACGCTGGCCTGCGCGCCGCGGTACCTGACGAACATCCCGGGTTCGCGGTTCCTGATCCGGCCGGCCGCTGCCGTGCTTCAGCCGGTGTTCTGGTTCGGCCTCGGTGGGCTGGCCCGCGAGTTGCCGGTGCGCGGGCCGCGGCGTACCGGCTGA
- a CDS encoding flavin-containing monooxygenase: MGLHDEPDYEVAIIGAGLGGICAAIKLIEIGVRDFVIIDRDEDFGGTWLRNTYPGVGADIPVVAYQFTFAPKGDWERFFATGAEIQQYALDLVVEHGLRAHARFGTCVEREVFDEDNHLWRVHTADGESISSRFLISAIGAYINPRTAPDIPGLDTFAGPIQVPSRWQHDVDMRGKRVGIVGVGSSTVQIAPAIAGEVEHLDVYQRTPQWYFPKPDFRLPRPLQRMLAGRRFANAVNGIALAGIELGLRVLIYTPKPLFRVGAAIFDRVALWAYLGWLRYKVSDPDVRQRLRPRFGAGCTRGTLGADYLPTFNRPNVELVSNGIERITPTGIVDKKGTERPIDVLVLATGYEMFSDPETYRSGTVLGTNGFDLAEFYRENGLQAYQSTSVPGLPNRFMLVGPYSWTGTSFHYILENSMRHIEAVIKLARARKATWVEVTREALDDFQASITRSGANLNRYFTVNCAGSNSYFINSQGDTPYVRPWTVLQSYRRSVQFPTTAYEFKRISSPVKEIEHAV, encoded by the coding sequence ATGGGCCTGCATGACGAACCCGATTACGAGGTCGCGATCATCGGTGCCGGGTTGGGTGGCATCTGCGCGGCCATCAAGCTGATCGAGATCGGTGTCCGGGACTTCGTCATCATCGACCGGGACGAGGACTTCGGTGGCACGTGGTTGCGTAACACCTATCCGGGGGTGGGGGCGGACATCCCGGTCGTCGCCTACCAATTCACCTTCGCCCCAAAGGGGGACTGGGAGCGATTCTTTGCCACCGGTGCCGAAATACAGCAGTACGCACTGGATTTGGTGGTCGAGCACGGGCTGCGGGCCCACGCGAGGTTCGGAACATGCGTCGAGCGCGAGGTGTTCGACGAAGACAACCATCTTTGGCGGGTACACACCGCCGACGGTGAGAGCATTTCTTCCCGATTCCTGATCAGTGCCATCGGTGCCTACATCAATCCGCGTACGGCACCGGACATTCCGGGCCTGGACACGTTCGCAGGGCCGATCCAGGTGCCTTCGCGGTGGCAACACGATGTGGACATGCGTGGCAAGCGCGTCGGAATCGTGGGAGTGGGAAGCTCCACCGTGCAGATCGCCCCGGCCATCGCCGGTGAGGTCGAGCATCTGGACGTGTATCAACGAACGCCGCAGTGGTACTTTCCGAAACCGGACTTTCGGCTGCCTCGGCCGCTGCAGCGGATGCTGGCCGGGCGCAGGTTCGCCAATGCCGTGAATGGTATTGCGTTGGCGGGCATAGAACTCGGCTTGCGTGTACTGATCTACACCCCCAAGCCATTGTTCCGGGTGGGGGCGGCGATCTTCGATCGGGTGGCGCTGTGGGCATACCTCGGCTGGCTCAGGTACAAGGTGAGCGACCCCGATGTGCGGCAGCGGCTGCGCCCGCGATTCGGCGCGGGCTGCACGCGCGGCACACTGGGCGCCGACTACCTGCCGACCTTCAACCGGCCGAATGTCGAGCTGGTGTCCAACGGCATCGAGCGGATCACCCCGACCGGCATCGTGGACAAGAAGGGCACCGAACGCCCCATCGACGTCCTCGTGCTGGCCACCGGTTACGAGATGTTCTCCGACCCGGAAACCTATCGGTCGGGAACTGTACTGGGCACCAACGGATTCGACCTGGCCGAGTTCTATCGTGAGAACGGGCTACAGGCCTACCAGAGCACGTCGGTCCCGGGCCTTCCCAACAGGTTCATGCTCGTCGGCCCGTACTCGTGGACCGGTACCAGCTTTCATTACATCCTCGAGAACTCGATGCGCCATATCGAAGCCGTCATCAAGCTGGCCCGCGCCAGAAAAGCCACGTGGGTGGAGGTGACCCGGGAGGCGCTCGACGATTTCCAGGCGAGCATCACGCGCAGCGGCGCCAACCTGAACCGGTACTTCACGGTGAACTGCGCCGGGTCCAACAGCTACTTCATCAACTCGCAGGGCGATACGCCCTATGTGCGGCCGTGGACGGTGTTGCAGTCGTACCGGCGCAGTGTCCAATTTCCCACGACCGCATATGAATTCAAGCGGATAAGCAGCCCGGTTAAGGAGATCGAACATGCGGTTTGA
- a CDS encoding class I SAM-dependent methyltransferase, translating into MLHDPNLAESLIDPSRITHPPRRDQGYLDVLGPENDEPVSLANRFMQSPLLAAIYERAWRPMFTRGFSYGGRSTLKAHTALMDEIAGRGDRKILDVACGPGLYTRELAAQLGTDGVCIGLDLSGPMLRRAVRDNSAQHVDYIRGSAHALPFADATFDTVVCLAALYLIPDPEQAVRELCRVAGPEGQIVIFTSLRTAAASLPGVTRAMRVGGFRAFGRDEVTGWLRAQGWTNIDQTLTGQGQFIRARREAALRMAT; encoded by the coding sequence ATGCTGCATGATCCGAATCTGGCTGAATCGCTGATCGACCCCTCGCGGATCACCCACCCACCGCGGCGCGATCAGGGCTACCTCGACGTCCTCGGCCCCGAAAACGACGAGCCGGTTTCCCTGGCCAACCGATTCATGCAGAGCCCACTGTTGGCCGCGATCTACGAGCGCGCCTGGCGCCCGATGTTCACCCGCGGATTCAGCTACGGCGGTCGAAGCACCCTCAAGGCGCACACCGCACTGATGGACGAGATCGCCGGGCGTGGCGATCGCAAGATCCTCGACGTCGCATGCGGCCCCGGCCTCTACACCCGGGAACTCGCGGCGCAACTCGGGACCGATGGAGTGTGCATCGGTCTGGACCTCTCTGGCCCCATGCTGCGGCGGGCCGTGCGCGACAACTCCGCGCAGCACGTCGACTACATACGGGGCAGCGCACACGCACTGCCCTTCGCCGACGCGACGTTCGACACCGTGGTCTGCCTCGCCGCGCTGTACCTCATCCCCGACCCCGAACAGGCCGTGCGAGAACTCTGCCGGGTGGCGGGGCCCGAGGGACAGATCGTGATCTTCACGTCCCTGCGGACTGCCGCGGCGTCCCTACCCGGTGTCACCAGGGCGATGCGCGTCGGCGGTTTCCGGGCGTTCGGGCGCGACGAGGTCACCGGCTGGCTGCGCGCTCAGGGGTGGACCAACATCGACCAAACACTCACGGGTCAGGGACAATTCATCCGTGCCCGCCGCGAGGCCGCCCTCCGAATGGCGACCTAG
- a CDS encoding SDR family oxidoreductase gives MTLTTEREDGVANHGVTEHVVRNGDIDVAYFVQGNPDGETILLVHGWPDSHHLWDGVVPLLKDRFRLVAVDNRGAGKSTNPKSFRDFRLTEMASDYVAVADAVSPDSPVHVLGHDWGSVAMWEAICNPELEHRFSSFTSVSGPSAHHMSRWVRSRLSNPTPKNVALALGQIGSLLYMFGSMTPIIPNILLKLTMNERRWRTGLSLAEGAAVEEIHLGPTFMSDITRTLRVYRANALPAMLHPQDRHTNIPVQVIVGARDPAVRQSNYDDEPKWNRQTWRRVLDGGHWLPFSHPQVLAAAAAELIDAVSGNQPARALRRAEMGKSRKPFEDQLVVITGGGSGIGRETALEFARQGAEVVLSDVNLDGANETVALIEQAGGVAHAYRLNVADEDAVNAHAEEVVKLHGVPDVLVNNAGVGAAGGFLDTPSGEFRRVIEINLFGVVNGSRAFGAKMAERGLGGHIVNLSSMAAYSPQKAFTAYSTSKSAVFMFSDCLRADLAAHNIGVTTICPGVVHTNIVANTKISGVSADEEVRMQQAGDKAYAMRRYGPEKVARQIVSAVRKNKQVVPVTPEARLQYLNNRLAPGLTRYFASKAGMTDLIKLVPTKK, from the coding sequence ATGACTCTCACGACTGAGCGTGAGGACGGAGTGGCCAATCACGGTGTCACCGAACACGTGGTGCGCAACGGCGATATCGACGTGGCGTACTTCGTGCAGGGTAACCCCGATGGGGAAACCATCCTGCTGGTGCACGGGTGGCCCGATTCGCATCACCTGTGGGACGGAGTGGTGCCGCTGCTCAAAGACCGCTTCCGGCTGGTCGCGGTCGACAATCGCGGAGCTGGAAAGAGCACCAACCCCAAGAGCTTCCGCGACTTTCGCCTCACCGAGATGGCGAGCGATTACGTCGCAGTCGCCGACGCGGTGAGCCCCGACAGCCCGGTACATGTGCTCGGGCACGACTGGGGCAGCGTCGCGATGTGGGAAGCCATCTGCAATCCAGAGCTGGAGCACCGATTTTCTTCGTTCACTTCCGTATCCGGGCCCTCGGCGCACCATATGAGCCGCTGGGTGCGGTCGCGGCTGAGCAACCCGACGCCCAAGAACGTCGCATTGGCGCTCGGGCAGATCGGCTCTCTGCTCTACATGTTCGGGTCCATGACTCCCATCATCCCGAATATCCTGCTCAAACTCACCATGAACGAAAGGCGATGGCGTACAGGGCTTTCCCTTGCGGAAGGGGCGGCTGTCGAGGAGATCCACCTCGGGCCGACCTTCATGAGCGACATCACCAGGACCCTGCGGGTGTATCGCGCCAACGCGCTGCCGGCGATGCTGCACCCGCAGGATCGGCACACCAACATTCCGGTCCAGGTCATCGTCGGCGCCCGTGATCCCGCGGTGCGCCAGTCCAATTATGACGATGAGCCCAAATGGAACCGGCAGACATGGCGGCGGGTGCTCGATGGCGGCCACTGGCTGCCGTTCTCACACCCACAGGTGCTCGCGGCGGCGGCTGCCGAACTCATCGATGCGGTGTCGGGCAACCAACCAGCCCGCGCGTTACGGAGGGCAGAAATGGGCAAGAGTCGCAAACCGTTCGAGGATCAGTTGGTGGTCATCACCGGTGGCGGCAGTGGTATCGGCAGGGAAACCGCACTTGAATTCGCCCGGCAGGGTGCCGAAGTAGTGCTTTCCGATGTGAACTTGGACGGCGCCAATGAGACCGTCGCACTCATCGAGCAGGCGGGTGGCGTCGCGCACGCATACCGTCTCAACGTCGCGGACGAGGACGCCGTCAACGCGCATGCCGAGGAGGTGGTGAAGCTCCATGGCGTGCCCGATGTCCTGGTGAACAACGCCGGAGTCGGTGCCGCCGGCGGATTCCTGGACACGCCCTCGGGTGAGTTTCGGCGCGTCATCGAGATCAACCTCTTCGGTGTGGTCAACGGCAGCCGTGCGTTCGGTGCCAAGATGGCCGAACGCGGGCTCGGCGGTCATATCGTCAACCTGTCCAGCATGGCTGCCTACAGTCCGCAGAAGGCTTTCACGGCGTACTCGACGAGCAAGTCGGCTGTGTTCATGTTCTCGGACTGCCTGCGGGCCGACCTCGCGGCCCACAACATCGGCGTCACCACCATCTGCCCCGGCGTCGTGCACACCAATATTGTTGCTAACACCAAGATTTCAGGTGTAAGCGCCGATGAAGAGGTGCGGATGCAACAGGCCGGCGACAAGGCATACGCGATGCGCCGCTACGGCCCTGAGAAGGTGGCTCGCCAGATCGTCAGTGCCGTGCGCAAGAACAAGCAGGTTGTGCCCGTGACGCCCGAGGCCCGGCTGCAGTACCTGAACAACCGGCTGGCGCCCGGACTCACGCGCTACTTTGCTAGCAAGGCCGGTATGACCGACCTCATCAAGTTGGTGCCCACCAAGAAGTAG
- a CDS encoding PDR/VanB family oxidoreductase produces MKVLDVVGPSAVTALGKTLPAVLRLSPLLGPVRQPTPVDRSLNLIVRERAVVAADQDVVAFTLGAVDGRELPKWRPGAHLDVTLPSGAVRQYSLCGDPRDRYRYRIAVRRIPDGNGGSVELHDSVHVGGTLGVKGPRNAFPLATTGHLNTGIRQFHFVAGGIGITPILPMLAAATDLGLPWTMTYTGRSRESIPFRDELARYGERITIRTDDENGLPAPADLLPLLHADLAVYCCGPAPMLKVIRDAVAESPGVELHFERFSAPPIENGVPFQVQLGAGGPVLDVEPDKSALETVLAVRPGTQHSCRQGFCGTCKVKVLAGSPDHRDTLLTETQRAEGQMLLCVSRADGGRLVLDI; encoded by the coding sequence ATGAAAGTTCTGGACGTCGTGGGACCTTCGGCCGTCACGGCGTTGGGCAAGACACTGCCCGCGGTGTTGCGACTGAGCCCCCTGCTGGGCCCGGTTCGTCAACCCACACCGGTGGACCGATCGCTGAATCTGATCGTGCGTGAACGTGCGGTGGTCGCCGCCGACCAGGACGTCGTCGCGTTCACACTCGGTGCCGTCGACGGACGGGAACTGCCGAAGTGGCGGCCGGGCGCACATCTGGATGTCACGTTGCCCTCGGGTGCTGTGCGCCAGTACTCGCTGTGTGGCGACCCGCGAGACCGGTACCGATACCGGATCGCGGTGCGACGCATACCTGATGGCAACGGCGGATCGGTAGAGCTGCACGACAGTGTCCATGTCGGGGGCACGCTCGGGGTCAAGGGCCCGCGGAACGCGTTCCCGCTGGCCACTACCGGACACCTCAACACCGGGATTCGTCAGTTCCATTTCGTGGCTGGGGGTATCGGGATCACGCCGATCCTTCCCATGTTGGCGGCGGCGACGGATCTGGGGCTGCCCTGGACCATGACGTACACCGGGCGTAGCAGGGAATCCATTCCTTTCCGGGACGAGCTGGCCCGGTACGGCGAACGAATCACCATTCGGACCGATGACGAGAACGGGTTGCCGGCACCCGCCGATCTGTTGCCGCTGCTGCATGCCGATCTCGCGGTGTACTGCTGTGGCCCCGCGCCCATGCTGAAAGTGATTCGCGACGCCGTCGCCGAATCACCAGGGGTGGAACTGCATTTCGAGAGATTCTCGGCACCGCCCATCGAGAACGGCGTGCCGTTTCAGGTGCAACTGGGTGCCGGTGGCCCCGTCTTGGACGTCGAGCCCGACAAGAGCGCGCTGGAAACGGTGCTCGCCGTCAGGCCCGGCACACAGCACTCCTGCCGACAGGGTTTCTGCGGCACGTGCAAAGTCAAGGTGCTCGCGGGCAGCCCCGATCATCGCGACACCCTCTTGACCGAAACTCAGCGCGCCGAAGGCCAGATGCTCCTGTGTGTGTCTCGTGCCGACGGCGGGCGCCTGGTACTGGACATCTGA
- a CDS encoding metal-dependent hydrolase, whose translation MNDIADIGEVALHARNVSFDFSNSPLQWIPDEPVASHALSALNFMLPAGELFFVDVFGRALPFIKDDKLREEVIGFIGQEQLHSDTHDKALLQYFGQHGIDAQPLHDLTDRLLATFKQQTDRLPPKVRYRVMVEGIAIIAGIEHLTATAGDWLLNHDFEQYGADPVITDMFRWHGAEEVEHRSVAWDLARHLGVGRPRMMAYFIGSCATIPVGLILLSWLLARADPDVPKMSLVRWLRETNRSMKRGATLRWSVLGEGFRSFLRPGFTPESIGDTAQAVAYLAKSPAAKAAAAA comes from the coding sequence ATGAATGACATCGCAGACATCGGCGAGGTGGCGCTGCACGCGCGCAACGTCAGTTTCGACTTCTCGAATTCGCCGCTGCAATGGATCCCCGACGAGCCGGTTGCCTCGCATGCGCTGTCGGCCCTCAACTTCATGCTGCCTGCCGGCGAGCTGTTCTTCGTCGACGTGTTCGGTCGGGCATTGCCGTTCATCAAGGATGACAAGCTGCGTGAAGAGGTCATCGGCTTCATCGGCCAGGAGCAGTTGCATTCCGACACACACGACAAGGCGCTGCTGCAGTATTTCGGTCAGCACGGTATCGACGCACAGCCGCTGCACGATCTGACCGACCGCCTGCTCGCCACCTTCAAGCAGCAGACGGACCGGCTCCCGCCGAAGGTGCGCTACCGGGTGATGGTCGAAGGCATCGCCATCATCGCGGGCATCGAGCATCTGACGGCCACCGCGGGAGACTGGTTGCTCAACCACGACTTCGAGCAGTACGGCGCTGATCCGGTGATCACCGACATGTTCCGGTGGCATGGGGCGGAGGAAGTCGAACATCGAAGCGTCGCATGGGATCTTGCTCGTCACCTCGGGGTGGGGCGGCCGCGGATGATGGCGTATTTCATCGGCTCCTGCGCGACCATCCCGGTGGGTCTCATTCTGCTCAGCTGGCTGCTCGCGCGCGCCGACCCCGACGTGCCAAAGATGAGTTTGGTGCGCTGGCTTCGTGAGACCAACCGGTCGATGAAGCGTGGCGCCACGCTGCGCTGGAGTGTCCTGGGCGAGGGTTTCCGCAGTTTCCTGCGCCCGGGATTCACACCGGAATCCATCGGAGACACCGCGCAGGCGGTGGCCTACCTGGCCAAGTCTCCGGCCGCGAAGGCCGCGGCCGCGGCATGA
- a CDS encoding SDR family NAD(P)-dependent oxidoreductase has protein sequence MVKLNQLEPRLVVVTGAGSGIGRATAMRFAKHGAHVVVSDMDLDSAQATTAMIRADGNTASAAQLDVTDPDQWETFARDVLADYGVADVLVNNAGIALGGPFLRLTPADWDRLLSVNLMGVVHGCRVFGEQMVERGSGHIVNIASAAAFTPTPVMAPYSVSKAGVKMLTECLRLELGSKGVGVSAICPGFINTNIGLNGITVGVDQEMVERGKEIMRRVQEFAAGLPFSPMSPDLVARAVVRAVRYDLAVVPVRTEAWLGYVLGRLAPGINRRTTQAFSIERAERWGAWALGKLDDMNLLPRQSGARESRNPTAARR, from the coding sequence ATGGTGAAACTCAATCAACTCGAGCCCCGTCTGGTCGTGGTGACCGGCGCGGGCAGTGGAATCGGCCGCGCGACCGCCATGCGATTCGCCAAACACGGAGCCCACGTGGTCGTTTCCGACATGGATCTCGATTCCGCGCAGGCCACCACGGCGATGATCCGGGCGGATGGCAACACGGCATCGGCAGCGCAATTGGATGTCACCGATCCAGACCAATGGGAGACCTTCGCACGGGATGTGCTGGCCGATTACGGTGTGGCCGATGTACTGGTGAACAATGCCGGCATAGCCCTGGGCGGCCCGTTTCTGAGGCTCACACCGGCGGACTGGGACCGGCTGCTCTCGGTGAACCTGATGGGGGTGGTACATGGGTGCCGGGTGTTCGGGGAGCAGATGGTCGAACGCGGCAGCGGGCACATCGTCAATATCGCCTCGGCCGCGGCCTTCACCCCGACTCCGGTGATGGCGCCGTACTCGGTGTCGAAGGCCGGGGTGAAGATGCTCACCGAGTGTTTGCGTCTTGAATTGGGGTCCAAAGGAGTTGGAGTCAGTGCCATTTGCCCCGGCTTCATCAACACCAACATCGGGCTGAACGGAATAACCGTAGGTGTGGACCAGGAGATGGTCGAGCGCGGTAAGGAAATCATGCGCCGGGTGCAGGAGTTCGCGGCAGGATTGCCGTTCTCTCCGATGAGTCCGGATTTGGTGGCACGGGCCGTCGTCAGGGCGGTGCGGTATGACCTTGCGGTGGTGCCGGTGCGCACCGAGGCATGGCTCGGTTACGTTCTCGGTCGCCTCGCGCCGGGAATCAACCGCCGTACCACACAAGCGTTCTCGATCGAACGTGCCGAGCGATGGGGTGCCTGGGCGCTCGGCAAGCTAGACGACATGAACCTGCTCCCGCGCCAGAGTGGCGCCCGGGAGTCCCGGAATCCCACGGCAGCGCGGAGGTAG